CCCCACCCGTCCCGGTCGACGTGGCTGTCACTCCCTGCCGAGCGATCGGTTCTCGGTGCTTCTGCAGTTGACAACCCTTATGATCGCCTCCCGGCTACACCGCTGTAGCATGAAAGTGGTCGTCTCTATCGGCGGGAGCGTACTCGTGCCCGAACCCGGTGCCGATCGGGTGGCCGAACACGCCGCCGTCGTCGAAGACCTCGTCGCGGACGGCTGTCGCGTCGGTGCCGTCGTGGGGGGCGGCGGCGTCGCCCGCGAGTACATCGGTGCCGCCCGCGACCTGGGGGCGAACGAAATCGAACTCGACCAGTTGGGGATCGACGTCACCCGGCTCAACGCCCGCCTGCTCATCGCCGCACTCGGCGAGGACGCGGTCACCGCACCCGCCGAGGATTACGAGGAGGCCGGCGAGGCACTTCGTCGGGGGGACGTCTGTGTCATGGGTGGCGTCGCACCGGCCCAGACGACCGACGCCGTCGGCGCTGCGCTCGCGGAGTACGTCGACGCCGACCTGCTCGTCTACGCGACCAGCGTACCCGGCGTCTACAGCGCCGATCCGAACGAGGACGCCGACGCGACGAAGTACGACGAACTCTCCGCCGCGGACCTCGTCGACGTGATCGCCGGCCTCGAGATGAACGCCGGTGCCTCCGCGCCGGTCGACCTGCTCGCGGCCAAGATCATCGAACGATCGGGGATGCGGACGATCGTCCTCGACGGGACGGATCCCGATCGGATCGCGCGAGCCGTCCGGCACGGTGACCACGAGGGGACCGACGTCATCCCCGCCGGGGCGGGCGAGGAGCCGACCTACTGGGCCCAGAACGAACGATGAGTTCCGAACAGGACGACGGCACCACGGACTCGGAAGGAGCCCCGGACGCGGAGAGTCCGTACACCCTCCAGCGCGAGGACGGCGACGACGCTCGCCACGCCTTCTGGGCGGACGCGGTCGCCGACCGGGTGGAAGCGCGCGTGGCCGACCAGCGGGAGGCCACGGACAGTACGAGCGGAGAGGAACGACCCGCGAGTCGGGAACCCGATCAGCCGATCGTGATCAAGGGCGGCATCTCGCCCTCGGGCGTTCCACACCTCGGCAACGTCAACGAGATCATGCGCGGCTACTACGTCGCGGAGGTGCTGCGCGAACGCGGCCACGAGGTCCGGCAGGTCTTCACCGCAGACGATCGCGACCCGCTCCGGAAACTGCCGCGCACGCTCTGTGACCTCGAGGGCAACCTC
The nucleotide sequence above comes from Halosolutus halophilus. Encoded proteins:
- the pyrH gene encoding UMP kinase, with translation MKVVVSIGGSVLVPEPGADRVAEHAAVVEDLVADGCRVGAVVGGGGVAREYIGAARDLGANEIELDQLGIDVTRLNARLLIAALGEDAVTAPAEDYEEAGEALRRGDVCVMGGVAPAQTTDAVGAALAEYVDADLLVYATSVPGVYSADPNEDADATKYDELSAADLVDVIAGLEMNAGASAPVDLLAAKIIERSGMRTIVLDGTDPDRIARAVRHGDHEGTDVIPAGAGEEPTYWAQNER